In Deltaproteobacteria bacterium HGW-Deltaproteobacteria-6, a genomic segment contains:
- a CDS encoding chemotaxis protein CheD, whose product MTTHKIPPAHLYLKPGEMSILEMPTLVTTILGSCVAVTLYNRRLEVAAISHALLPHCKRRTYKNNVRDLLHGECARCSDAFKYVDCAVSMMIEAFSRFGITADETQVQLYGGAKMIAAPKQQGGMEPVGLQNSNVAQKVIADHGLTLYAYDIGGAAGRKISFNTKTGNIALHKAVRNAPENQPADLKRPEDKFHGKK is encoded by the coding sequence ATGACGACGCATAAAATCCCCCCTGCCCATCTCTATCTGAAGCCCGGTGAAATGTCGATTCTGGAAATGCCGACGCTCGTGACCACCATTCTCGGCTCGTGTGTGGCGGTGACCCTCTACAACCGGCGTCTGGAGGTCGCGGCGATCAGTCATGCGCTTCTGCCGCACTGCAAAAGACGCACCTACAAAAATAATGTCCGTGACCTTTTGCACGGCGAGTGCGCGCGGTGCTCCGATGCATTCAAATATGTGGACTGCGCAGTTTCCATGATGATCGAAGCTTTTTCCCGCTTCGGCATCACCGCGGATGAAACACAGGTGCAACTTTACGGCGGCGCGAAGATGATTGCCGCGCCAAAGCAGCAGGGCGGCATGGAACCGGTCGGCCTGCAAAATTCCAACGTGGCGCAAAAAGTTATTGCCGATCACGGCCTGACATTGTACGCTTACGACATCGGCGGAGCAGCGGGCCGGAAAATCAGCTTTAACACAAAAACAGGAAATATCGCGCTGCACAAAGCGGTCAGGAATGCCCCGGAGAATCAGCCGGCGGATCTAAAACGACCGGAGGACAAGTTCCATGGTAAAAAATAA
- a CDS encoding chemotaxis response regulator protein-glutamate methylesterase, with product MVKNKKIRVLVVDDSAVVRQTITEILNSDPDIEVIATAADPIIAAQRMQEQIPDVITLDVEMPRMDGITFLQKIMSQHPLPVVICSSLAEENSATTLRALEYGAVDIIRKPRLGTRQFLEESKIRICDAVRAAAQARLRRSSARPLVEPKLTADAMMPKPKTNAMVETTEKVIVVGASTGGTEAIRVFLEKLPPDSPGIVIVQHMPENFTKSFAARLDSLCRVSVKEAADDDTVMTGRALIAPGNYHILLKRSGARYYVEVKAGPLVSRHRPSVDVLFRSAARYAGPNAVGVIMTGMGDDGAKGMLEMKEAGACTIAQDEATCVVYGMPLEAVKLGAVDKISPLEAIADKVLRQCREK from the coding sequence ATGGTAAAAAATAAGAAAATCCGCGTACTGGTCGTCGACGACTCCGCCGTGGTCCGGCAAACCATTACGGAAATACTCAATTCCGATCCGGACATTGAAGTTATCGCGACGGCCGCGGATCCGATCATCGCCGCACAAAGGATGCAGGAACAAATTCCCGATGTCATCACGCTGGACGTGGAAATGCCGCGGATGGACGGTATCACTTTTTTGCAGAAAATCATGAGCCAGCATCCGCTTCCGGTCGTCATCTGCTCATCACTGGCGGAAGAAAATTCCGCGACAACCCTCAGGGCGCTCGAATACGGCGCGGTGGATATCATCCGGAAACCGAGGCTCGGCACGCGACAATTTCTGGAAGAGTCGAAAATCCGCATCTGCGACGCCGTCAGGGCGGCGGCCCAGGCCAGGCTGCGGCGCTCCTCCGCGCGTCCGCTCGTCGAACCGAAGCTGACGGCGGACGCAATGATGCCCAAACCGAAGACAAACGCGATGGTGGAAACAACGGAAAAAGTAATTGTGGTCGGCGCGTCCACCGGCGGCACGGAGGCCATCCGCGTTTTCCTGGAAAAACTGCCGCCGGATTCGCCCGGCATCGTCATCGTCCAGCATATGCCGGAGAACTTCACCAAATCGTTTGCCGCCCGCCTCGACTCGTTGTGCCGCGTCTCCGTGAAGGAAGCGGCCGACGATGACACGGTTATGACGGGACGGGCGCTGATCGCTCCCGGCAACTATCATATACTGCTCAAGCGCAGCGGCGCGCGCTACTATGTGGAGGTCAAAGCGGGGCCTCTGGTATCCAGGCATAGGCCATCCGTGGATGTCCTGTTCCGCTCCGCCGCCCGCTACGCCGGGCCCAACGCCGTTGGCGTCATCATGACCGGCATGGGCGATGACGGCGCCAAAGGCATGCTGGAAATGAAAGAAGCGGGCGCCTGTACCATCGCCCAGGACGAGGCCACCTGCGTTGTCTATGGCATGCCTCTGGAAGCCGTCAAGCTAGGAGCGGTGGATAAGATATCCCCTCTGGAAGCCATTGCCGACAAGGTGCTCCGGCAATGCAGGGAAAAGTGA
- a CDS encoding response regulator, with protein sequence MKRILVIDDDDTLRAMLKRLFCAAGYDVAVAEDGMEAIRIQQARPFDLIMTDLVMPEKEGIEVIMEFRKKYPATKIIAMSGGGRIHPDQYLELARSLGAQRAFTKPFKAKEVLAAVKELLKDEG encoded by the coding sequence ATGAAGCGTATTCTGGTGATTGACGACGACGACACACTCAGAGCCATGCTCAAAAGACTTTTTTGCGCCGCCGGGTATGACGTGGCCGTCGCCGAAGACGGGATGGAGGCGATCCGGATTCAGCAGGCCCGGCCTTTCGATCTCATCATGACAGACCTGGTGATGCCCGAAAAAGAAGGGATTGAAGTCATCATGGAATTTCGTAAAAAATATCCGGCTACAAAAATCATTGCCATGTCCGGCGGCGGACGGATCCATCCGGATCAGTATCTCGAGCTGGCCAGAAGTCTGGGCGCTCAGAGAGCGTTTACCAAACCGTTCAAGGCCAAAGAAGTTCTGGCAGCGGTAAAAGAACTACTCAAAGACGAAGGTTGA